From a single Fulvivirga ulvae genomic region:
- a CDS encoding EamA family transporter, with amino-acid sequence MDKKLWIGSIQVMVGAMSYGVLATLVRLAYDDGYSTAEVTFAQYAVGFMVLGLIYARERIQSTKQITAGLANRRPYWKLLLGGSTMGLTGVFYYFSVSYLPVSLCVVFLMQSIWMGVFLDAAIFKKFPSVIKLLACFIVLSGTVLATGAWSESTGPHPLGVMWGILAALMMTIALMVCNNTALELSTATRSFFIMLGSFVAVVLVGLPSLLSAFNPDIFLSWGIVLALFGTVIPPFLYSAGFPRTGIGLGSILISVEIPVSVSLAAIVLHEKVSHLQWTGIAMIIGAVVLLNYRLVYQSFAIKKQ; translated from the coding sequence ATGGATAAAAAATTGTGGATCGGTTCTATACAGGTAATGGTAGGGGCGATGAGTTACGGGGTATTGGCCACTCTGGTACGCCTCGCATACGACGATGGATATAGCACCGCAGAAGTCACCTTTGCTCAGTATGCTGTTGGTTTTATGGTACTGGGATTGATTTACGCACGGGAAAGAATACAATCTACTAAGCAGATCACTGCCGGCCTGGCCAACAGACGACCCTACTGGAAATTGCTTTTAGGAGGAAGTACGATGGGGTTGACCGGCGTATTTTACTATTTTTCAGTTAGTTATCTTCCTGTCTCTTTGTGTGTTGTTTTCCTGATGCAAAGTATCTGGATGGGGGTGTTTCTGGATGCAGCTATTTTTAAAAAATTCCCATCGGTCATCAAGTTATTGGCATGCTTTATCGTATTGAGCGGAACGGTACTGGCAACAGGAGCATGGTCAGAAAGCACGGGACCGCATCCATTGGGAGTCATGTGGGGTATACTGGCTGCACTTATGATGACTATTGCCTTGATGGTCTGTAATAATACAGCACTGGAGCTCAGCACTGCCACCCGAAGCTTTTTCATCATGCTTGGTTCTTTTGTTGCGGTGGTTTTAGTTGGTTTGCCATCACTGCTGTCTGCTTTCAATCCTGATATATTTTTATCCTGGGGGATAGTGCTTGCTTTGTTTGGAACAGTCATTCCCCCGTTTCTGTACAGTGCAGGGTTTCCCCGAACAGGTATCGGGCTTGGGTCTATATTAATTTCTGTTGAGATTCCGGTTTCCGTCAGTTTAGCGGCCATTGTATTGCACGAGAAGGTTTCACACCTCCAATGGACAGGCATAGCCATGATCATTGGTGCGGTTGTATTGCTCAACTACAGGCTTGTGTACCAATCATTTGCCATAAAAAAACAATAA
- a CDS encoding LytR/AlgR family response regulator transcription factor, with the protein MNILIVEDEARIARRIERMAQDTFGNELDSLKHADSLPEALEFIKNNPLDLLLLDLNLNGDNGFDILGTAVSESFHTIIISAHKDQAIPAFEYGVLDFVPKPFNRERLEQAFNRAIAKEKTGTHHVKLLAIKKRGRIQLIRIEDLLYCKGAGAYTELHLADGTKELHDKSLEKLEQLLLHSFERIHKSYLVKMSEVTEIMVKPGSKYIAELKNGENIPIGRTKYKDLRGKWV; encoded by the coding sequence ATGAATATCTTAATTGTTGAAGACGAAGCAAGAATAGCCAGGCGAATTGAACGTATGGCTCAGGATACTTTTGGTAATGAATTGGATTCGTTAAAGCATGCAGATTCGCTTCCTGAGGCTTTAGAGTTTATTAAAAACAACCCGTTGGATTTGTTGCTGCTGGATTTGAACCTTAATGGTGACAATGGCTTTGATATCCTTGGCACCGCGGTTTCGGAATCATTTCACACTATCATTATTTCTGCGCATAAAGACCAGGCTATTCCTGCATTTGAATATGGAGTTTTAGACTTTGTACCTAAACCCTTTAACCGGGAGAGGCTGGAGCAGGCCTTTAACCGGGCTATTGCAAAAGAAAAAACAGGAACCCACCACGTTAAGCTTTTAGCGATTAAAAAAAGAGGGAGAATACAACTCATACGCATTGAAGATTTACTTTACTGTAAAGGTGCAGGAGCCTATACAGAGCTCCATCTTGCAGACGGAACCAAAGAGCTGCATGACAAATCACTCGAAAAGCTGGAACAGCTGCTGTTACATAGCTTTGAGCGTATTCATAAATCGTACCTGGTGAAAATGTCTGAAGTAACAGAGATTATGGTAAAGCCGGGCAGTAAATATATCGCTGAGCTAAAAAATGGAGAGAATATCCCTATCGGGAGAACGAAGTATAAGGATTTGAGGGGGAAGTGGGTTTGA
- a CDS encoding carboxymuconolactone decarboxylase family protein yields the protein MKTRITFQEISPKIYAGLKTIDDYFHGILEHKLIELIKYRVSQINHCAFCLDMHHKEAIHLGEDELRLHLLPAWRETSIYSEEERAALAFAEALTHPTGFGLSDEIYDNLSRFFDKEKIVALTAVVTHINSWNRINHAFRPESGKYQVGQFK from the coding sequence ATGAAAACAAGAATCACATTTCAGGAAATCAGTCCTAAAATATATGCCGGACTGAAAACTATCGATGATTACTTCCATGGCATTTTGGAACACAAGCTCATCGAATTGATCAAATACAGGGTTTCGCAGATAAACCATTGCGCCTTTTGTCTGGACATGCACCATAAAGAAGCTATCCATTTGGGTGAAGATGAGTTGCGGCTGCACCTTTTGCCGGCCTGGAGAGAAACCTCCATCTATTCGGAAGAAGAAAGAGCAGCGCTGGCTTTTGCCGAGGCACTTACTCACCCAACCGGCTTTGGGCTTTCAGATGAGATTTATGACAACCTCTCCCGATTCTTTGACAAAGAAAAGATTGTGGCACTGACAGCTGTTGTGACGCACATCAACAGCTGGAACCGAATCAATCACGCTTTTCGTCCGGAGTCAGGCAAGTATCAAGTAGGACAATTTAAATGA
- a CDS encoding RidA family protein — MTTQSVTAQLISNPRALFDPAPYGFSHVATVPEGKSLVFIAGQGGEQDTKGTLSKDFRNQVRQSLLNISLALEPQGLTLNDVVKVTTLVVHHDSEKLSIIVEEFKRAWPEANFPVNTLIPVPKLAIEGMQVEIDAVAIKD; from the coding sequence ATGACTACACAATCAGTGACCGCCCAGCTTATTTCCAATCCACGGGCTCTTTTTGATCCGGCTCCCTATGGTTTTTCGCATGTAGCAACCGTGCCAGAAGGTAAAAGCCTGGTATTTATAGCAGGACAGGGGGGTGAACAGGACACAAAAGGAACATTGAGTAAAGACTTTAGAAATCAAGTCCGCCAGTCACTGTTGAATATTAGCCTGGCGTTGGAGCCACAAGGGCTTACACTTAATGATGTCGTGAAAGTTACCACCCTGGTAGTACACCACGACAGTGAAAAGCTTTCCATTATTGTCGAAGAGTTTAAACGGGCATGGCCGGAAGCAAACTTTCCGGTCAATACGCTCATCCCCGTTCCTAAATTGGCTATAGAGGGGATGCAGGTGGAGATAGATGCAGTAGCCATTAAGGATTGA
- a CDS encoding sigma-70 family RNA polymerase sigma factor, whose amino-acid sequence MTDYQKLLFPYAYNILGSSEDARDAIQEVIFRFTAKKLTPDDQKNYLIRGVINESINLKKKKSRIHETDNWLPEPIATDKSDLALELNELVSYSILILLEKLNPKERAVFILKEAFAYTHPEIAEVLSVSVEASRKLLSRAHQKIGQPAKAAIKRQEHADVLEKFVSAIQNKDLDRLHDILSDDIAFTADGGDKVQVLKKYCKGKVQVADLLLLVYQTYQTDYTIAGTWINHHPALIYSYKGKVMTCQVFHIGDNSQIISINTVVDPDKLKNLSVNG is encoded by the coding sequence ATGACAGATTATCAAAAGTTGCTCTTTCCCTATGCTTATAATATCCTTGGTTCTTCCGAGGATGCCAGAGATGCTATACAGGAAGTAATATTCAGGTTTACAGCAAAAAAATTAACCCCGGATGATCAGAAAAATTACCTGATCCGGGGAGTGATCAATGAATCCATTAATCTCAAAAAGAAAAAGTCCCGAATACATGAAACAGACAACTGGCTACCCGAACCCATTGCCACGGACAAATCGGACCTGGCACTGGAACTCAACGAACTTGTTTCCTATTCCATACTGATCCTGCTGGAAAAACTCAATCCAAAAGAACGTGCCGTATTTATTCTTAAAGAAGCCTTTGCCTACACCCATCCGGAAATAGCCGAGGTACTGTCTGTAAGCGTGGAAGCCTCACGAAAACTCCTTAGCCGTGCTCACCAAAAGATAGGACAACCGGCCAAAGCTGCAATAAAGCGGCAAGAGCATGCAGATGTATTGGAGAAATTTGTTTCAGCTATTCAAAACAAAGATCTGGACAGGCTGCACGACATCTTATCAGACGATATTGCCTTTACCGCAGATGGAGGGGATAAAGTCCAGGTGTTGAAAAAATACTGCAAGGGCAAAGTACAGGTGGCAGATTTGTTACTCCTTGTTTACCAGACTTATCAAACCGATTATACAATTGCCGGTACCTGGATCAACCATCATCCTGCATTGATATATTCCTACAAAGGCAAAGTAATGACCTGCCAGGTGTTCCATATTGGTGACAACAGCCAGATCATAAGCATCAACACGGTAGTTGATCCTGATAAACTGAAGAATCTTTCTGTCAATGGATAA
- a CDS encoding histidine kinase — protein MNLRSLPATLLVLMALFATSCSKGTVYEEHVTLFKTGDRQEWAAKSLNDQGWNKYLATVEDGRVFWSRTKIDILKSPESLHPYGLQLEVYGEYEVFWDGVLIGKNGNPGQEAKLAPEGKLWATFSIPEHLTAEGEHVLAIRASLYYFPDHAGIWSLDIDHYDDLLTDRLIETSYMHIFAGAFLIISFYFLFLFMNNKNEYPTLIFSICCFLVFSLVLTVFSEYYFPIHYRYHVIRLQIISLFLLGISFLIPFYFSIQFPYPRLRLLLTLYAGVLIFIFFIKHHAFDFRAVGMVLSMWCFSFGVVSYGAYKKVRGARLVLVTLLLSMVIFMASGFVISLYTGLGLILIGMLYLLSLNIKAQRLAYENSLVQSTRLRLELLKKNIQPHFLLNTLTSLIDWVEESPKKGVLFIEALAKEFDLFNQIEDQTLIPVAQEIELCRTHLEIMEYRKEMRYYWEEEGIDPQQKIPPAILHTLLENGITHSLPREDNSIKFKLVYESDGKCKCYTFLTFAAGVRPGAGNKAEGTGLKYIRARLTESYHSRWDFTSKATPDGWENKIKVYC, from the coding sequence ATGAATTTAAGATCTTTACCTGCCACTCTCCTGGTACTCATGGCACTATTTGCTACTTCCTGCTCGAAAGGTACTGTTTATGAGGAGCATGTAACCCTGTTTAAAACAGGAGACCGACAGGAGTGGGCGGCTAAAAGCTTGAATGATCAGGGCTGGAACAAATACCTGGCAACTGTTGAGGATGGCAGGGTTTTCTGGTCCAGGACCAAAATTGATATTTTAAAATCCCCGGAATCATTGCACCCCTATGGGCTTCAGTTAGAAGTCTATGGGGAGTATGAGGTTTTTTGGGATGGGGTTTTGATTGGAAAAAACGGGAACCCCGGACAAGAAGCCAAATTGGCGCCTGAAGGTAAACTGTGGGCCACTTTTAGCATTCCCGAGCATCTGACAGCAGAGGGCGAACATGTTCTGGCTATACGTGCCAGTCTTTATTATTTCCCCGATCATGCAGGCATATGGAGCTTAGACATAGATCACTATGACGATCTGTTGACCGACCGGCTCATCGAAACTTCCTATATGCACATTTTTGCGGGAGCATTTCTTATCATCTCATTTTATTTTTTGTTTCTGTTTATGAATAACAAGAATGAATACCCCACGCTCATTTTTAGTATTTGTTGTTTTCTTGTTTTTTCACTTGTATTGACAGTATTTAGCGAATATTACTTCCCCATTCATTACCGGTACCATGTTATAAGGTTACAAATCATTAGCTTGTTTTTGTTGGGTATTTCATTTTTGATTCCTTTCTATTTCTCCATACAGTTTCCGTATCCAAGGCTACGATTGTTACTGACCCTGTACGCTGGGGTACTCATTTTCATTTTTTTCATAAAACATCATGCCTTTGATTTCAGGGCTGTCGGTATGGTATTGAGTATGTGGTGTTTTTCTTTTGGCGTAGTATCGTATGGAGCTTATAAAAAGGTAAGAGGTGCACGGCTTGTTCTTGTGACACTACTTTTATCCATGGTAATATTTATGGCCTCCGGTTTTGTCATTAGCCTGTATACTGGTTTAGGGCTTATTCTGATAGGTATGTTGTATCTGCTATCACTTAACATTAAAGCTCAGCGCCTGGCATACGAAAACTCACTGGTTCAATCCACCCGTCTACGGCTGGAACTGCTAAAAAAGAATATTCAACCCCATTTCCTTTTGAATACGCTCACCTCACTGATTGATTGGGTGGAAGAGTCGCCAAAGAAGGGCGTTTTGTTTATAGAAGCATTGGCTAAAGAGTTTGACCTCTTTAACCAGATCGAAGATCAAACACTGATACCCGTTGCTCAGGAGATTGAACTTTGCCGCACTCACCTTGAGATTATGGAATACCGGAAAGAAATGCGTTATTACTGGGAAGAGGAAGGCATAGACCCGCAGCAAAAAATACCGCCTGCAATACTTCACACGCTTTTAGAAAACGGAATCACGCATAGCTTGCCGAGAGAGGATAACAGCATTAAATTTAAGCTGGTTTATGAGTCGGATGGTAAATGCAAGTGTTATACTTTTCTAACGTTTGCTGCCGGTGTGAGACCGGGAGCTGGCAATAAAGCAGAAGGGACAGGGTTGAAGTATATCAGGGCCCGACTTACCGAAAGCTACCACTCCCGATGGGATTTTACTTCCAAGGCTACCCCTGATGGTTGGGAAAATAAGATAAAAGTATATTGTTAA